The window aattagtagatttacgaAGCAAAAACAGACATGCTAACAGAGTAAGCTAATGTAAGTACACTGTACCGTATATACTAAACACATTTTGTTAGCCGCGTAcagcctgttaatttaaaatgtcctgctcttgAGTAATTTCATCTAAGATTGGGGAGTcaaaggggagaaaaggcttgtgtgatttattttacagctcagagTTGCGtgtcagctttgttaaagataacatggtgcttgatagcagagtgctattttgtgatacatttgagacatttaaacagaatgtaaaaaaacattactataaacagaaatgtaattcAAAGGtaagtgtttttagctttgtgattctgttgactCCATTTGTCTTTATAATGTTACAGCTGagctgattttccattgatggCAAAGGGAGAGAAGCTGAGACCTGAATGTAAgtcatttagaaaatgaaacacGCTCGGCTTAATGGGGAATTATTCCTAATACCGAAATTGTTACACTACtgtattatatcatattatattatactatagtatgttgttatATAAGTAATCTTGTTATTATATATTGGTAACTTACATTAGGAGCACTGGGTGCTGGAGGGACTATTTCAAAGCGGGTTATAAAAACGCAGAAGGCTCtagtttaatgcagttcattaaTGTATAAATCCAGCAGAGGGCAATATTACACAGCCTGATGAAGGCTCTCCTCTGCAGCGCAGATCTgactaattcatgcattcacatgcagtgatTTACgctttgtattaaaatcactCTCTTATATTAACAGTAGTGTGACGGCATAGAACAATAAAGTAGCTAGACCTTTTTAATCAAAGGATAAAGCTTGGACACAGGGACGGGCAGGCTGACAAAGGATCGAagtctgataaattattaaaaaaaggatcaaGGCCTTTCATATGAAACACTATAAAGAAATGCTGAGGTTAGCAGagcaaaagctaatttccaagCGAGTAATTCACTATGATAAGAACAAACTTAACACAATTAACAAAGTTTCATAACTGAAGTTGGGGACCAAACCCGTCTCATGTGTGGTGGTTTCCCACCCAGGCCTATAAAGGCATGTCtaaccctctctcctgtccttttctccctccctctttcagcaaaagagctacACAGGATTCAGTGGCGCCTGGAGACTCCTGCACTGAGACAGCACCCTCATCCTGAGTGTCAGCTCCCTGTCCTCTGCAAGCCTTTTcctgtttcttgtttttatgaaacCATACACAAGGCCTCTCAatggtgtgctctttgtttgggtgaaatgttctctctcttctcaatctagctgtttatttatttacattgatCTTCAAATATTAGCAcggtttactttaaaaaacaatataataatgaaactagaGACAGTGCGCTCCATGTTATTGTAAATCAATGCGGTTATTGACTGCTATTTAGCGAAAATCGGAGTTTCGTCTCTCCCCATCATGTATTCAAATGGCCCGCCAGACACTTCCGGGAACTATTTGAAGCCTCCGTGAGTCACGTGACGCCATTACTCTGTTTATTCTCGTGCGCTGCTCTTCATCCTTGGACAATTCGAACGGTTTGACCCGCCCTCCACGGCCGCTGCCGACCAATCATAACACGGGGCCGAATTTCCGGAGCCAATGACAATGCAGGAACGCACAGAGCGGGACGCTCTAAATGTAGACACGGAAGTCCGTCGCATTTTTTCGGTGGTTCATTTGTTGTTGTGCCATTTTATCTGAGCGTtttgaataataaaacaaacgGATTTCTCTGAAAATGGTGCGATACGGCTTCTTAAAGAGTAGAGTGCAGATTCACGTCGATTCTCAGCTGGTAATGTGAGCGGAAGCATTGTGGGTAAGTTTGAGATGAGAATCAGGAGAGTACAGCTGTGATGCTTCTCTTTAAAACGTTAATAATAATGGTGTAGTAACTTCAGACAGCGTCATGTAACATGTACTCAGTAACTAACTTCACGCTGAAAATGTCAATAGATAGTGTGGTGTAATCATTTGTTTACGTAATAAAACTTTACGTTAGAGCAACATTAACTTCAGTTGTGTAGTAGACGTCATGCAATACtgggaaaagtcatggaaatcactgaaagttttggaaatgtcGTGGAAACGTGtgtaatacaataaattacatcCATGTAAGATAACggttaatttattcatttatttattttgtggctGACGACGTCATCTGACGATGCGGCTTTAATTTGCGTCGACGTGTGATAACgtgctggttgtttttgttgatgtgttCATCATGTACAATACTAATACATGTACTTCATGTATGAATCACAAATCATTTTGAAACACTATCGACTTAAGTCAAAGGTTAGAGGTATACATTTTTGAtcggctgtattttgtatttgttttaccGCCGACtattggcgttttttttttcttcttaaaaaaatgtgattttttatttttattaaaaatgaaacattttgacaatatttttttgttttgtttttggtgatatttatagaaaatatttaaaaccggactttttcattttatttatttattttttttttcaaagaaaataaatttggagGGCATGTTGCCTTAAACagtttggcttttctttttccttttgattatatttttatagatttttttccttagaTTTATTAAAGGCATGTTCACTTCAAAAATCCCTCTAATTACACAGCTTCTCATaatcagaaactgtaaaaaaaaacaaaacatagagtttgaatcttatatgtttgaaaaaagctgtggttcaagaaaaaaaaactgtctttgcaaaaggtttttaaattttgtccatgacaatGTGTTGGAACCCTGTGAAAACAAAACCCATTCTCATTAAGTCAAGTAGTAAATGTTTGCCAGCTAATGTTATTGTACAGCTACAGTGTTGTCAGTGCTATTGTTAGACACtcatttgatgtgttttgtgatttttctcatGCTAAAATCATTTATATTCTCTTTGTCAGCAGTGACGTTCGGCTGCAGCACCTGTGAGAGATGGAGGAGCTGTACACTTTAGAGAGGGAGGTGGGACGAGGCAGCTACGGTGTGGTCTTTGAGGGCCATGTGGCCAAAACAGGACAGAGGGTGGCGATCAAGCGGCTGCCCTGCAAAAACCCAGAGTGCATTGAACTCTACCTGCAGGAGCTGTGGGCCATGAGAGCCACCGCCAAGAACCACGTCAATGTCATCGCACTCCACAGCTGCCTCCTGCAGACCGGCCCAAGGAGCCTGAAGCCCCTGAAACCAGGCAAACTGCCTCCACGGCTGGTTGAAAGCGTGCTGAAAGGCAGTGTAGTCAGAGCGCCACAAACTGAGGAGAGGAATAACACCCAGCGGAGGACTAGCTCTGCCTCAAGACTTCAGGACAGGACCAACACTGTTCAGGCCAGGCCCAACCTTCAGGACAAGACCAAACCAAATGCATGTGATTCTACAACACCACAAAGACCTCAGAACAGAGCCAGGAAGAGACCGGCCCACAGGGAGGCCGAGGAGTCGGGGCCCCTGCGCTGCTTGGCCCTGTGGCTGGTGATGGAGTACTGTGACGGGGGCGACTTGAATAACTACCTGCTCTCCAGGCCACCAGACTCCCAGCGTAACCACAGCGTGGTGCGACAGCTTTGCAACGCCGTGGCCTTCCTGCACAGCCTGGGTATCACGCACCGAGACCTGAAGCCTGACAACGTGCTGGTCTGTGTGAAACCAGGTGGCCCTGTGATCAAGGTAGGCACAGTGACAGAGTAGATCAAGTGACATTATCTCAGAGTTACACAACTTGTTGGAAAATTTGAAAGTGTCGTTGTCTGTCAGAGGGTTTTTGGTTTTCACAGTAGCAATGAACTTGAGACATAATAATCTAATTAGAATTAACCATCTAAAACCTGGTGCAACAGCATTTTCCTTgttctgctttcagatgccttttacgaTATTTTAACCTTcattattttaacctttaaattattgtgatttcttttaaaaacatggagaaaaaggtaagaaatgttccacaaactgcaagaaattagcagctttagaacattattttcaaaaaggctAGGGCACAATGTctatggaaaaaaggaaatagctagggaaaaaactatatttataattctcatGATTATATTAAAGTTGTtacaaaatcataattttttaagcacatttttccaGGTCATCCCTTAGTTGTTTGTTCGATTTCTTcctaatttttcatttttcttttgtcgcTCATCCTATCTCTTcacatgttttgaaagaaacatgGGAAATAAGATGTCCTagggaataaaagaaaaaagctatttataatggtcataattacataataatgttactaaattattagaatatttaaagcaccttttcctttgtttgttcatttaaactgtcttttatgtatgtatgtatttatttagttatctttacaaattttaaagtaatcttcctgtttcttgctttttttggggcaatttcttgtttttttgctaatcaccttcttcccatgtttctgaaagaaatcgagacaatttgctaaggtttcaatgggttaaaagcaaaataaaagaaaaatttcaCCAAATATGCTGATCTTATCCCTATgtaacaaaatgattaaaatacaaaactctgaaaaaatctgtatcagttgcatttcagacattttatcaTTATACCAGAGGTGCTTTAAAATTTGGAGTAtgataaacagataaattatGGGAAATAAATGGCATAACGGTATAGTCAGGAAGCAAAATTCAAAGTCCAGGCACTGATGCAGTTGTTTTGTGgagtaaattatttaaagggCTAAattaaatactaaaatacaCCATAACTGCTCTCACAAGGTTTTATCTCAGACATCCTGCTGAAGGCTTGTGAGGGCTGATTGAAAATATTCTTCAGGTgcctttaaaggaatactttacccagTAAATCAGTCGTGCTGTGTTGActttaatttgtgaagaaaagttAGTTTTTCTCGAATGCCTCCATATTGAGTGATTGGGAACCATGTttaacaaacaagcaaacagtcTCATAGATGCAGTTgtttgctcagtgcttcccaaacacatggcTTTTCCCTAAAACCTTAGCTTTAGAGAAGTGTTTGGGAAGCACCGAGCATACCGCAATAAATGAGATTACAGATTACACTGCAGGACTCATGTGAGAGTtaataaacagatgttttgaattAGTTTTGCTCTTGTAAAGTGGTCcttaatcaataaatcaatatgttcgTCATTAACTgcagaggcatgcaagaaaaaaataggtttttttttcacaatttcaaaGTAACACAGCACGACTCAtttatatacaaatggtcattttgtgggtgcaGTATTTCTTTAACTtgaaaattttacatttaaatcacatttgGTCCTTCCCCTTTCCAATCCAATGTAATTTTGGTAATAGTGCAGAAAATATATGTATCCTAttcaaatgtgttgttttgttagACCAGCTGTTCAGAACCAAGAGATACAGTTTACTaaaacagaagacaaagaaCACCTGTAACTATTCACATTTGACAAGCTCTAATCTGaatataatttgcattttacttaaaattattaaagaGATAAAAGAGATAACATAGTTAATCAGCaactatatttatgtttttttttgttgttgttgttttttttagcaaaaatgcaaataattttatttgtcaGTTTGACTGAGTGAACATTTTGTTCAGATTGCAATGTAGTGACTCCATATCTCAGTCACCCCCTACACATTTGATAAATCTTTTTTCATAGTGAAAAATAAAGCATGGTATCAGGACATCACTGTTTTACAAAAGGCACAGGccgaaagaaaagaaatggttTTAGAgtagtgatactcaacttatggcccgcaagccaaatctggctcctagggaaacatcctaaaatcctagaaaggccCTAAAGTGtgagaaatgtccgaaaatcctggAATGATGCTAAAATGTTCTGAATCCTAAAATTGTTCTaataatcctagaaacgtccttaaatctgaCAAGTGTCcgcaaatctgagaaatgtcccaaaatcctagaaatgtcctaaaaccctggagagatgtatggagctgctgtgactggtcCCTGGccacctgtcattttgcaaatgtggccCCAAAGCAAGTTGAGGATCCCTGCTCGCATCCTGCATCTTTGTCTCAGCTAATCTGCCCGTCCATCCTTTAGGTGGCAGACTTTGGTCTGAGCAAGATGAGCGGAGGCTCGGTGGACGGGGATCTGACCCGGCAGCACTTCTCCTCCACCTGTGGCTCTGACTTCTACATGGCTCCAGAGGTGTGGGGGGGGCTGACCTACACGGCCCAGGCAGACATCTTCTCCCTGGGTGTGATGTTCTGGGCTGTCCTGGAGAGAATCACCTTTCTGGAAGAAGGGACTACGCAGGAGCAACTGGGTGAGTGGAGAGGCAAAAGAAATAACCACACAGAAAGAGAATTCCTGATGTCTCAAACCAAACAGTGTGAGCAACTGTGCAACTCTCCAGCTGTTGAGATATAAACTTACATTACACATCAACATGCAAATATGTGAATGCAGATTTTGTCAGTACCTCCATGTATACAGTGTTCACATGTCAAGTGACACATCAGCACCATCATGTCATATTGTATCCCCCCTCACCAGTCAGGGCCCTCACAGAAAGGTTGAAGGGGTTGAGTGTGTGGTCAGGTTGATGACGCATCGCACTGAATCCAGTTTGACTTAATTAACTGgcacatattaaaaatgtcacatacCATACATCATACATTCATCAACCTCGGAGCGTACAATCATTAATCTAAATGGCAAAGAGATGGATGATTCATGCTATTTACATTCTTATATGGATTAGAACCAGAGCTAATTCAAATAATACAAGCAGACAGTGGGGACTTTAGCCCTTTGCTACTCCAGCTGGAGTTTTGCAGTGGCAAATAAGGCTGTAACGTGTCAAACCATGCTGCATTGATTCAATTTTATTCATGAAGCCCGATAACACAAATCataatttgcctcagaggactttacagcacacaacatccctctgtccgtCGACCCTCACAGTGAAGAAGGAAAAacttccccccaaaaaacataaacagaaaaaaaaggtagaaacctCAAGAAGAGCATCTGAGaagggatccctcctccaggacagacagacgtgcaataggtgcagatcaacataaaaaaaattacagtaattcatataaaaaagatacaaagagagagagacagaggagacagtagaagttaaccaggatcttgctctggagtATAGCCTTCTTAAGTTTCCGTAGGAAgcagagccttttctgtgcgtttttaacctgggtgctgatgtgtgatgtgtgacGTAAGTCTTgtcgttgtttgtaatacggccAATGACAGTGGTGTCGTccgcatacttcacaatagagctctcctgatgtctgggagtgcagtaatagtaatataataatgataataagtaTCAGTAATAGTAATAGTGGAGGTATGACTAATAATAGTAGCTGTAGTAGTCACTGCAACCGTGACCCATGATCCAGGCGTAGCTGCGATCAACGAAATTTTACGAGACAAGGGAGCACAAATGCTGTGGAGAAGTTAGAGATATGCAGTAATAAGACATGGATGTTTgcaaatgaagagagagaaggagagaggaactCAGTTTATCACaggaagtcccccagcagactAGGCCTTTAtgagcctaactaggggctggttcaATGagagcctgagccagccctgacTACAAGCTTCATAAAAGAgtaaggtcttaagtctactcTGAAATGTGGAGACAGCGTCTGCCTCCtggaaactggaagatggttccataacaGAGGAGCCTGAACAGTAAACAGCACTGAAGCGTGCACTGCTTTAATTTGTCATTGATTAAAGACAAGCACATTGcaagtaggtgggtttccattacagatttgtgcaaaacgtAAGCGAAATATTGATGAAACAgaatgactgcatttccattgagtgatgttttgCAACCTCTCCTCTGGTGacaagcatggtgatggatgttcaacacattagcagctttatctctgttgcagccaccacactagccgccACTCTCTCCAATCCAAGGTGACGCaggtgtgttatggagccgtaATGTAAAGCCGAGCCCCTCATGTGGCCATGTATGAGAGATTTCTGAGAGGTGATAGTCtgcgatttcacagaggaattgtggattcaaaacatctggatgatccgctcaacttttgaggaGTTATGCAGTTCAGTAACATctcttgcagctcctgctgcatcatgagggagccagttccctCTGAAagcacataaccatagcatcacgacttagaaaagacagaaagtgtttccgttgcagttttgcaaaatatggcttttttagaATAACCTGACCTCATgtagcattaaaaatgtgttgtgatacattttcttaaaattggcatgtttccattaggaATATTTAttcttcacaatttcaattagtgcaatttgagcattaatggaaacctgcctaatgaAAGACAACCGTTCCATTCCCTGTTCTACGGAGATCCAAATCCCCCGAGTCAAGCCAAGACAGCCTGGTGGGCCACAAACGTGCTGATGTTAGCAGCTTGTGAGAGTTCCTTTCATCTTAATCTATTTATAATTTCATCTTCTTACCCACCTTTGGGTCCTGACTCTGTGCTTTTTCCAGTCAGTGAGGATCAATTAGATTTTGATGGGGATGCACAGATGCAGCTGTGTTCTGGTCAGCTTGTCACTGCATAGAACTTTGATGAAGTGAGTCTGCAAAACTCTCGCCAATCCTGTACAAGCACGGAGCATTCAGTGCAGCTGTGTAGACCAGCACTGAGACTTTAATCACTCTTTTAATGTCCTATTTTCCTGTCCTGTCCCATGTGACCACAGGATAAGGAGGCGTCTTAATGGACGCTGGGCTCTGTTGTGCTCTGCGCTCCACTGTCAGAGAGCAGCGGAATAGCTCTTACACAGATGTCTcgttttattgacaaaaaatggGCTGACTCGAAGGCAGAGATATGAACCATTATCTCCAGGTTTAGTGGCTGAGAACCTCCTTGAGTCATTGATACTCCATTAGGCGGCATGAAACGGTTATGATTGTAGGAAGAGAGGGGTTTCAGTggattcaaataaaaaaaaaaaacagcccaaatggAATTTAGCAGTCCAGATCACAGCCCTTTTTGTCAGCGAGAAAATGGGGAGAGGCAGCAGGAGGCTTTTCACAGACAGATAAAACGCtccattattttactttatccTCTCTCAggacccacacacccacacagttaTGTGACGAGGAAGACGAGCACACAGAGCAGAGTCAAGGAGCAGCGCATAGCCTCGTGTGTTTGTCCTTCTCAAAGCCCAGCACTTGTTGGCTCTGTGCCACCTGACTGACCTCAAGTGTTTGGGTCACGGTTCAGTAGAGCATcgtaacattttaacattaaaaaaattatatctataaataaaatgtgtgtatacTCTAGAGAAGACTGTACTTACTTTCACAGATTATCCTATTTAAATTTGGGGAGTtgcaaataatgattttttttctccttattactcaaataaaaaaaaaaaagatttatcaTTTAGCCAAGAAAATAGGGGTCGACCAATACTTGCTTTTCAGGGCAGATACCAATTCTAAGTAGTTAATGAGATcgataacagatatttggaaccgatcccatatacaataaaagtgaaaatctttctgtcaatatttagaattttgaatataacaaactcaaacacaaaactttgtttaaatgcttttagcagatgtttcatgaaaactgaaactttcaacatcatatacagcaagttcccaggattttttttataaagtgaaaattaatgaataaaaaaaattaaaaatagctccctgaggttttacggAGTAAaacttcctcccatgctgatgttttttttgcacattttaattaatacattttatcagtgatcattaaaataaagtacagatacagataattggcaaaatgccaaataacgGCCCCAAAAATCGGCCAGGTCGATAATCTGTCCACTCtgacaagaaaatgtcaaagaCAAAGGGATGACTTGCTTTTGCATAACAGACGTGTTTTTACcactaaaaaatatatctaaatgaaataaagtataatttgtatatatattccCATAGAGGACTGTAATTACTGTCACAGATTAtcctatttaattttttggggaggtgcaactaatgatttttttctcctcattagtcttttttttttcaattaatcatttagtctagaaaatgtcaaagaagACAAATGACGAGTTTGAGTTAGAGCCCAGTTTTGTCTTTCTTAATCACTCTGATCAGCAGCCAAAACCCTCAGGTATTAATTTCATAATAGTCTGACAGAAAGAACTTTGCCCAACTTCTGAGGTCTAATCAGTCGCGATGTAACAGCACATCAATCCGGATCCATAGATCAATTCAATGATCCGGGGttattgatgcaaagtgaaaacattaatACATACCCctctttaaccctctgagacttgagcaaattggcttttttatgaaaaaggcaaatgagcaacttgagaagaaatgacccaaaaatgtaaaaaaaaattttttagaaATACAAGCAAATTATCTAAAAGGTaaggaggaaacaaaaaaaagacaaaaaaaaaggtttaaaacaaacaatgaaatgtcTTGAAGATAAGggcttaaaaa is drawn from Plectropomus leopardus isolate mb chromosome 16, YSFRI_Pleo_2.0, whole genome shotgun sequence and contains these coding sequences:
- the si:ch211-63o20.7 gene encoding serine/threonine-protein kinase pdik1l-B-like translates to MEELYTLEREVGRGSYGVVFEGHVAKTGQRVAIKRLPCKNPECIELYLQELWAMRATAKNHVNVIALHSCLLQTGPRSLKPLKPGKLPPRLVESVLKGSVVRAPQTEERNNTQRRTSSASRLQDRTNTVQARPNLQDKTKPNACDSTTPQRPQNRARKRPAHREAEESGPLRCLALWLVMEYCDGGDLNNYLLSRPPDSQRNHSVVRQLCNAVAFLHSLGITHRDLKPDNVLVCVKPGGPVIKVADFGLSKMSGGSVDGDLTRQHFSSTCGSDFYMAPEVWGGLTYTAQADIFSLGVMFWAVLERITFLEEGTTQEQLGAYVSKGRSGWLMPLGEALWENADLQLCIPMKFKRAPPLPPPPGPAMCTLLLNMLSSNPDARPPAEQLEARVCSALKEDSH